Proteins encoded by one window of Cylindrospermum stagnale PCC 7417:
- the topA gene encoding type I DNA topoisomerase yields the protein MSTLVIVESPTKARTIRNYLPKDYRVEASMGHVRDLPQSASEIPAAVKGETWAQLGVNIDADFEPVYVVPKDKKKIVTQLKEALKDVDELILATDEDREGESISWHLYQLLKPKVPTKRMVFHEITQEAIKKALKNCRTIDEKLVRAQETRRILDRLVGYTLSPLLWKKIAWGLSAGRVQSVAVRLLVTKERQRRAFHEGTFWDLKAGLVQEKTPFSAQLVNLGGTKVATGSDFDPATGNITAGRNVVLLTEEQAVALQERLTGKTWNVADIEERPVTRKPAPPFTTSTLQQESNRKLRLSARDTMRIAQNLYEQGYITYMRTDSVHLSDQAIAAARNCVEQLYGKPYLSPQPRQYTTKSKGAQEAHEAIRPAGSSFRTPQETGLGGRELALYDLIWKRTVASQMADSRQTQITVQLQVEDAGFRSSGKRIDFPGFLRAYVEGSDDPEAALEDQEVILPPLKVGDHPQCNDLEAVGHETQPPARYTEATLVKTLESEGIGRPSTYASIIGTIIDKGYAQLVSNALIPTFTAFAVTDLLEKYFPDIVDPSFTSKMEQTLDDIATGEAKWLPYLKNFYLGEKGLETLVKEQEGQIDATLARTVELENLDAKVRIGKYGPYIEVENGDGIVTASIPKDLTPADLDPKQVEVLLRQKITGPDQVGRHPETGEPIYVKIGTYGPYVQLGDKTDENPKPKQSSLPKGVTPENLTLDMAVGLLALPRTLGVHPVTSGKIQASLGRFGPYVVHDQGKEGKDYRSLKAADNVLTISLERALELLSEPKKGRSSTNSKSKAALRELGTHPEEGSPINIYDGPYGPYIKHGKTNVSIPEGQKVEDVTLSTALTLLEAKASTAKSTRKTSKSTTPTKSKSTTKSSTTSAKKKDAQG from the coding sequence ATGTCAACTCTCGTCATCGTCGAATCTCCGACCAAAGCTCGTACCATTCGCAACTACCTACCAAAAGACTATCGGGTGGAAGCGTCTATGGGTCATGTGCGAGACCTACCCCAGTCAGCTAGCGAAATTCCCGCTGCTGTCAAAGGGGAAACATGGGCGCAGCTCGGGGTAAATATAGACGCCGACTTTGAACCGGTGTATGTAGTCCCCAAGGATAAAAAGAAAATTGTCACCCAACTCAAAGAGGCTCTAAAAGATGTCGATGAATTGATCCTGGCAACTGACGAAGACCGGGAAGGTGAAAGCATTAGTTGGCATTTATACCAATTGCTCAAGCCAAAAGTGCCGACTAAGCGGATGGTATTTCACGAAATTACCCAAGAAGCCATCAAAAAAGCTTTGAAAAACTGCCGCACTATTGATGAAAAGTTGGTTCGCGCCCAAGAAACCCGGCGGATTTTGGATCGATTGGTGGGCTATACCCTATCTCCCCTGCTATGGAAAAAAATCGCCTGGGGATTATCGGCTGGGCGGGTGCAATCTGTAGCCGTGCGGCTTTTAGTCACCAAAGAACGCCAACGCCGCGCTTTCCATGAAGGTACTTTCTGGGATTTAAAAGCCGGCTTGGTGCAGGAAAAAACCCCCTTTAGCGCCCAGTTGGTAAACTTGGGCGGAACGAAAGTTGCCACCGGCAGCGATTTCGACCCCGCAACGGGAAACATTACCGCAGGTCGTAATGTTGTGCTGCTGACAGAAGAGCAAGCTGTGGCTCTTCAAGAACGTCTAACGGGAAAAACCTGGAATGTAGCGGACATCGAAGAACGCCCAGTAACGCGCAAACCTGCGCCACCGTTTACAACTTCGACGCTGCAACAAGAATCTAACCGGAAACTGCGCCTCTCGGCACGAGACACCATGCGAATTGCCCAGAATTTGTATGAGCAAGGGTACATTACCTATATGCGTACAGATTCGGTGCATTTGTCAGATCAGGCGATCGCAGCTGCCCGTAACTGTGTAGAACAACTTTATGGCAAACCATACCTCAGCCCCCAACCGAGGCAATACACCACTAAATCTAAAGGCGCACAAGAGGCACACGAAGCCATTCGTCCAGCGGGTAGCAGCTTCCGCACTCCCCAAGAAACTGGTTTAGGCGGTCGGGAACTTGCCTTATACGACTTGATTTGGAAGCGCACTGTCGCTAGCCAAATGGCAGACTCTCGGCAAACACAAATTACTGTGCAGTTGCAAGTTGAAGACGCGGGTTTTCGTTCTTCTGGCAAACGCATTGATTTTCCTGGGTTCTTACGCGCCTACGTCGAAGGTTCCGACGATCCTGAAGCAGCACTGGAAGACCAAGAGGTAATTTTGCCACCGCTGAAAGTGGGAGATCATCCTCAGTGTAATGACTTGGAAGCAGTTGGTCACGAAACTCAACCCCCAGCCAGATACACCGAAGCTACTCTCGTCAAAACCCTAGAAAGTGAAGGCATTGGTCGTCCCAGCACCTACGCCAGCATTATCGGCACAATCATCGACAAGGGTTATGCCCAGTTGGTGAGCAACGCCCTCATCCCCACTTTTACCGCTTTCGCCGTTACTGACCTACTGGAAAAATATTTCCCCGATATTGTTGATCCCAGCTTTACCTCCAAGATGGAGCAAACTCTGGATGACATTGCCACGGGCGAAGCTAAATGGCTACCCTACCTCAAGAATTTCTATTTGGGAGAGAAAGGTCTAGAAACCCTGGTTAAGGAACAGGAAGGCCAAATTGATGCAACTCTGGCCAGAACGGTAGAACTGGAAAATTTAGATGCCAAAGTCCGTATTGGTAAATATGGCCCCTACATCGAAGTCGAAAATGGAGATGGGATCGTCACCGCTTCTATTCCCAAAGACTTGACACCAGCTGACCTCGACCCGAAACAGGTCGAAGTACTTTTGCGGCAAAAAATCACCGGGCCTGACCAAGTTGGTCGCCATCCCGAAACTGGTGAACCGATTTATGTGAAAATCGGCACTTATGGGCCCTATGTCCAGTTAGGTGATAAAACCGACGAAAATCCCAAACCCAAGCAATCTTCCCTACCCAAAGGTGTCACGCCAGAAAATCTCACCCTAGACATGGCTGTCGGTCTTTTAGCACTACCCCGGACATTGGGTGTTCATCCAGTAACTAGTGGCAAAATCCAAGCTAGTTTAGGACGCTTTGGTCCTTATGTCGTTCATGACCAGGGTAAGGAAGGGAAAGACTACCGCTCCCTGAAAGCTGCTGACAATGTATTGACAATTTCTTTAGAACGTGCATTAGAGTTGTTGTCCGAACCGAAAAAGGGACGCTCTTCTACCAATAGCAAGTCAAAGGCAGCCTTACGCGAGTTGGGAACACATCCAGAGGAGGGGTCACCAATAAACATCTACGATGGCCCCTATGGACCTTACATTAAGCATGGCAAAACTAATGTCAGCATTCCAGAAGGTCAAAAGGTGGAAGATGTCACCCTGTCTACAGCGCTGACATTGCTGGAAGCGAAAGCCTCAACCGCAAAATCTACGCGCAAGACGAGTAAATCGACGACTCCTACTAAATCCAAGTCAACTACTAAGTCGTCAACAACTAGCGCGAAAAAAAAAGATGCCCAAGGTTAG
- a CDS encoding NAD(P)H-quinone oxidoreductase subunit N: MDFANLASQLNAGTILPEGIVIITLLGVLIVDLILGRTSARWIGYLAIAGLLASIVALYFQWDALNPISFTGAFIGDDLSIIFRGIIALSAVATILMSIRYIEQSGTALAEFIAILLTATLGGMFLSGASELVMIFISLETLSISSYLLTGYTKRDPRSNEAALKYLLIGASSTAVFLYGVSLLYGLSGGQTELIAIANGIATAKVGQSLGLVIALVFVIAGIGFKISAAPFHQWTPDVYEGAPTPVIAFLSVGSKAAGFALAIRLLTTAFPLVAEEWKFVFTALAVLSMVLGNVVALAQTSMKRMLAYSSIAQAGFVMIGLIAGTNAGYSSMLFYLLVYLFMNLCGFTCIILFTLRTGTDQIAEYSGLYQKDPLLTLGLSISLLSLGGIPPLAGFFGKIYLFWAGWQAGLYWLVLLGLVTSVVSIYYYIRVVKMMVVKEPQEMSDVVKNYPEIRWNLPGFRPLQVGLIVTLIATTIAGILSNPLFTLANNSVANTSILHAATVVSTQASIITTEQPKGL, translated from the coding sequence ATGGATTTTGCTAATCTTGCATCCCAGTTAAATGCTGGAACGATTTTACCAGAGGGGATTGTGATTATCACCCTCTTGGGGGTTTTGATAGTTGATTTGATTTTGGGGCGCACATCCGCACGCTGGATTGGATATCTAGCGATCGCAGGTTTACTAGCTTCGATAGTCGCCCTATATTTCCAATGGGACGCGCTAAATCCCATCTCCTTTACTGGTGCTTTTATTGGTGACGACCTCAGTATCATTTTTCGCGGGATCATCGCCCTATCCGCTGTTGCCACAATATTGATGTCAATTCGCTACATTGAGCAAAGTGGCACCGCTTTAGCTGAATTTATCGCCATTTTGCTAACAGCTACCTTAGGCGGGATGTTTCTGTCTGGGGCTAGTGAGTTAGTGATGATTTTCATCTCCCTAGAAACCCTGAGTATTTCCTCTTATTTGTTAACAGGTTATACCAAGCGTGACCCCCGCTCTAATGAAGCGGCGCTGAAATACCTGTTGATTGGAGCTTCCAGCACCGCAGTATTTTTGTATGGTGTGTCGCTGCTGTATGGTCTATCGGGTGGACAAACAGAATTGATTGCGATCGCCAATGGTATTGCCACAGCTAAAGTTGGTCAATCATTAGGTTTGGTGATCGCCCTCGTTTTCGTAATTGCAGGTATTGGCTTCAAAATCTCCGCCGCACCTTTCCACCAGTGGACACCAGACGTTTATGAAGGCGCTCCCACCCCAGTGATCGCCTTTTTATCTGTCGGTTCCAAAGCAGCTGGGTTTGCCCTAGCCATCCGCTTACTGACAACAGCCTTCCCCCTCGTCGCCGAGGAATGGAAATTTGTCTTCACCGCCCTCGCCGTTCTGAGTATGGTGTTGGGTAACGTAGTTGCCCTAGCGCAAACCAGCATGAAACGGATGCTAGCTTATTCATCCATTGCCCAAGCTGGGTTTGTGATGATTGGCTTGATTGCTGGTACTAACGCTGGATATTCCAGTATGTTATTTTACCTGCTGGTCTATCTGTTCATGAACCTGTGCGGCTTTACCTGCATCATTCTGTTCACCCTGCGGACAGGAACCGACCAGATAGCCGAATACTCTGGTTTGTATCAAAAAGACCCACTTCTAACATTGGGGTTGAGTATCTCCCTACTTTCTTTGGGTGGGATTCCGCCACTAGCTGGGTTTTTCGGCAAAATTTACTTGTTCTGGGCTGGTTGGCAAGCAGGTCTTTACTGGTTAGTTTTGCTGGGGTTAGTTACCAGCGTCGTCTCCATCTACTACTACATTCGCGTAGTCAAAATGATGGTAGTCAAAGAACCCCAAGAAATGTCCGACGTAGTCAAAAATTATCCCGAAATACGTTGGAATTTGCCAGGGTTTAGACCTTTGCAGGTAGGGTTGATAGTGACTTTAATCGCTACTACAATCGCCGGGATTTTGTCAAATCCACTGTTTACCTTAGCAAACAATTCAGTTGCCAATACTTCCATATTGCATGCAGCAACAGTTGTGAGTACTCAGGCAAGCATAATTACCACTGAGCAACCAAAAGGTTTGTAG
- a CDS encoding ATP-binding protein yields the protein MTPEQFIELARVLPEPLFLISGEGQILATNQPAVDLLGLRRQELQERMIFDLVTEPPNKVAKYLQACSSSRAMVLGSLTLRKNDGQQLICRSQGAVIQPASPESSSLILLRLEKREIASSNFILLNQKINQLAKEIQRRKQAEEALLKANQELELRVEERTTALTETLKELQRTQGHLIQAEKMSGLGQMVAGVAHEINNPINFIYGNLPHTEKYTRDLLRLVQLYQQHYPNPPLEIQEEIENVEFDFLQQDIAKLLNSMKIGTERIREIVLGLRNFSRLDEAELKKVNIHEGIDSTLMILQHHLQGKNGHTAIQVIKEYRQLPLVKCYPGQLNQVFMNILANAIDALEDKRSLSSAQKQAIMGNSPIQNPQIQIRTDVVDEKWVVISIADNGLGMTEEVTSNLYNPFFTTKPVGKGTGLGLSISYQIIVEKHEGQLHCHSTLGQGTEFIITLPLKNRNG from the coding sequence ATGACTCCTGAACAATTTATTGAACTTGCCAGAGTTTTGCCAGAACCTTTATTCCTGATAAGTGGTGAGGGTCAAATCCTAGCTACAAATCAACCGGCTGTAGATCTGTTGGGGTTACGCCGTCAGGAACTGCAAGAGAGAATGATATTTGATCTCGTAACTGAACCTCCCAACAAAGTCGCCAAATACCTGCAAGCTTGTTCTAGTAGCCGAGCAATGGTTCTTGGTTCTTTGACTTTACGCAAAAATGATGGGCAACAGTTAATCTGTCGTAGCCAAGGTGCAGTCATTCAACCTGCATCTCCTGAATCTTCATCTCTAATTCTCCTCCGCTTAGAAAAGAGGGAGATAGCTAGCAGCAATTTCATCCTGCTTAATCAGAAAATAAATCAGTTAGCAAAAGAAATCCAGAGACGTAAACAGGCAGAAGAAGCACTCTTAAAAGCCAATCAAGAGCTAGAACTCAGAGTTGAGGAACGGACAACTGCCTTAACAGAAACATTAAAAGAATTACAACGTACCCAAGGACACCTCATTCAAGCTGAGAAAATGTCTGGCTTGGGTCAGATGGTTGCTGGTGTCGCCCACGAAATTAATAACCCGATCAACTTTATCTATGGGAATCTCCCACACACTGAGAAGTATACCCGAGATTTACTCAGACTAGTGCAACTTTATCAACAGCATTACCCAAATCCTCCTTTAGAAATCCAAGAAGAAATTGAAAATGTTGAATTCGATTTTCTCCAACAAGACATCGCTAAACTTCTCAATTCTATGAAGATAGGGACAGAACGTATCCGCGAAATTGTTTTGGGACTGAGAAATTTTTCGAGACTGGATGAAGCAGAACTAAAGAAAGTGAATATTCATGAGGGAATTGACAGCACTTTAATGATTTTGCAACACCACTTGCAAGGTAAAAATGGGCATACAGCAATCCAAGTTATCAAAGAATATAGACAATTGCCTTTAGTTAAATGCTACCCAGGTCAACTTAACCAGGTGTTCATGAATATTCTCGCCAATGCTATCGATGCACTGGAAGATAAGAGGAGCTTATCAAGTGCCCAGAAGCAGGCAATAATGGGAAATTCACCTATCCAAAATCCCCAGATTCAGATTCGCACTGATGTGGTCGATGAAAAATGGGTAGTTATTTCTATTGCCGATAATGGTCTAGGAATGACTGAAGAGGTTACCAGCAATTTGTATAATCCATTTTTTACAACTAAACCTGTGGGTAAAGGTACAGGTTTGGGTTTATCTATTAGTTACCAAATTATAGTAGAAAAGCACGAGGGACAATTGCACTGTCATTCTACCCTAGGACAAGGTACAGAATTTATTATTACTCTTCCCTTAAAGAATAGAAATGGGTAA
- a CDS encoding methanogen output domain 1-containing protein codes for MNKFLNKAAENITIPLERDIFLRTLIRELSGTLQDVVGLEEASGFISVVGESMGRQINQDYKSALEVSNLSLEQVADVIVDLKKRIQGDFYVIEQSDEKIIFGNRRCPFGEKVLERPSMCMMTSNVFGNIAADNLGYAKVELQETIAAGADGCRVVVYLKQTTESEDAAGREYFRGI; via the coding sequence ATGAACAAGTTTCTTAACAAGGCAGCAGAGAATATAACTATTCCTTTAGAGAGAGATATTTTTTTACGTACATTGATTCGGGAGTTATCCGGCACTTTGCAGGACGTAGTTGGCTTAGAAGAAGCCTCTGGATTTATTAGCGTAGTTGGTGAAAGTATGGGTAGGCAGATAAATCAAGATTATAAGTCTGCCTTAGAAGTATCCAATCTTTCCCTTGAGCAAGTTGCTGATGTCATAGTTGATTTGAAAAAACGAATCCAGGGCGATTTTTATGTCATTGAGCAGAGTGATGAAAAGATTATCTTTGGCAACCGCCGCTGCCCATTTGGGGAAAAAGTCCTAGAGAGGCCATCCATGTGTATGATGACTTCCAACGTTTTTGGGAATATAGCGGCTGACAATCTGGGGTATGCCAAGGTAGAACTGCAAGAAACCATAGCAGCGGGTGCAGATGGATGCAGAGTTGTGGTTTACTTAAAACAGACAACAGAGTCGGAAGATGCAGCAGGTCGAGAATACTTTAGAGGAATATAA
- a CDS encoding sensor histidine kinase encodes MTNIQENNLILVVDDTITNLEIISIILTNAGFEVTTAIDGQKALDLVQDKQPNLILLDLMMPGIDGFETCKRLKQNQETSDIPVIFMTAIVDTESKVKALSLGAVDYIIKPFQQEEVVARIKTHLQLRNLTKTLETRVAERTAALSQALKDLQESQLQLVQREKMSALGNLVAGVAHEINNPVGFISGNLQPAMNYIQDLFRIIDLYQKYYPQEVPEIHQEIAAIDLDYVRSDLPKLISSMKEGVQRIRNISTSLRTFSRADSDRKTSCNIHDGINSTLMILKHRLKATSARPDIQVVRNYGNLPLIECFSGQLNQVFMNLLANAIDALEESNFGRSFDEIKENPHQIKIQTTLTEDKNDVMIRIQDNGVGMSPEIKERIFDHLFTTKPVGQGTGLGLSIARQIIVEKHGGTLEVNSILAQGSEFLITIPIH; translated from the coding sequence ATGACTAATATACAAGAAAATAACTTAATTTTAGTTGTTGATGATACTATTACTAACCTAGAAATAATCTCAATTATATTAACAAATGCCGGGTTTGAAGTTACAACAGCAATTGATGGACAAAAGGCACTAGATTTGGTTCAAGATAAACAACCTAATTTAATCTTGTTAGATTTAATGATGCCAGGAATAGATGGATTTGAAACCTGTAAAAGGTTGAAACAAAATCAGGAAACCAGCGATATTCCAGTGATTTTTATGACTGCCATTGTTGATACAGAAAGTAAGGTAAAGGCTCTAAGCCTAGGTGCAGTTGATTACATCATCAAACCTTTTCAGCAGGAAGAAGTAGTAGCTCGGATCAAAACCCATCTGCAATTGCGAAATTTAACCAAAACTTTAGAAACACGAGTAGCAGAAAGAACAGCAGCACTTTCTCAAGCATTAAAAGATTTACAAGAATCTCAACTCCAACTGGTACAAAGGGAAAAAATGTCTGCATTGGGTAACCTTGTTGCTGGAGTAGCGCACGAAATCAACAATCCTGTTGGATTCATTTCGGGTAATTTGCAACCTGCTATGAACTATATCCAGGATCTGTTTCGCATTATTGACCTCTATCAAAAATACTATCCCCAAGAAGTTCCAGAAATTCACCAAGAAATCGCCGCCATAGACCTAGATTATGTGCGTTCTGATCTACCTAAATTGATTTCCTCAATGAAAGAAGGAGTTCAGCGTATTCGCAACATCAGCACTAGTCTAAGAACCTTTTCTAGAGCAGATAGCGATCGCAAAACTTCCTGCAATATTCATGATGGCATCAACAGCACTCTCATGATTCTCAAACACCGCTTAAAGGCAACATCAGCCCGTCCGGATATTCAAGTAGTCAGAAATTACGGCAATTTGCCCCTAATAGAATGCTTTAGTGGACAACTAAATCAGGTATTTATGAACTTGTTAGCTAATGCTATTGATGCTTTAGAAGAATCTAATTTTGGGCGTAGTTTCGACGAAATTAAGGAGAATCCTCATCAAATTAAGATTCAGACCACCCTCACTGAAGATAAAAATGATGTCATGATTCGGATTCAAGATAATGGGGTGGGAATGTCACCTGAAATTAAAGAAAGAATCTTTGACCATTTATTTACCACCAAGCCTGTCGGCCAAGGTACAGGTTTAGGATTATCAATTGCCCGGCAAATCATTGTCGAAAAACATGGGGGAACTCTGGAGGTAAATTCAATTCTTGCACAAGGTTCGGAGTTTCTGATTACTATTCCTATACATTAG
- a CDS encoding fatty acid desaturase family protein, translated as MKQLKPNDFVEQNDLKAFLALFRDWSAIFLVAAFSIWANNIFVYFLSIWVIGFFQFALGEVLTHEASHYNLFKQRQWNKNLEPLYAFPVISTISYYRKHHLPHHKYLGKQQDHATVFYEQLGIYKPKANLFFIWVIQPLIGFSTFYLFLGVHTGMYYELKSLDYHPFQSGFKLSIFWLLIILTFFFSGNIHLLILYWLIPLLWPFACFIYWSELTDHFNTQSGTRSNMSFLTNLLAHNRGYHYVHHLYPTIPWYKLPEAQKALCPDLPDIANGFFDTYRQLTAKLDTPCSQETGILE; from the coding sequence ATGAAACAACTCAAGCCAAATGACTTTGTGGAACAAAACGATCTCAAAGCATTCTTAGCTTTGTTCAGGGATTGGAGCGCAATTTTCCTTGTAGCTGCTTTCAGCATTTGGGCAAATAATATCTTTGTTTATTTCCTCTCCATCTGGGTTATCGGCTTCTTTCAATTTGCTCTCGGAGAAGTCCTGACCCATGAAGCATCACATTACAACTTATTTAAGCAGAGACAGTGGAACAAAAATTTAGAGCCTCTCTACGCTTTTCCCGTTATCAGTACCATCTCCTATTATCGCAAACATCATCTACCTCATCATAAATATTTAGGAAAACAACAAGATCATGCAACTGTATTTTATGAGCAATTAGGGATATATAAACCCAAGGCAAATCTATTTTTTATCTGGGTTATTCAGCCCTTAATCGGATTCTCCACCTTCTATCTTTTTCTTGGTGTCCATACCGGGATGTATTATGAGCTAAAGAGTTTGGACTATCATCCATTCCAGAGCGGATTTAAATTATCTATTTTTTGGCTGCTGATTATTCTCACTTTCTTTTTCTCAGGAAATATTCATCTACTAATTCTGTACTGGCTCATTCCTCTACTATGGCCTTTTGCTTGTTTTATCTATTGGTCAGAATTGACAGATCATTTTAATACTCAGTCAGGAACCAGATCAAACATGAGTTTTCTGACCAACCTCTTAGCTCACAACCGTGGATATCATTATGTCCATCATCTTTATCCCACAATCCCCTGGTACAAGCTTCCAGAAGCTCAGAAAGCTTTATGTCCAGATTTACCGGATATTGCAAATGGCTTCTTCGACACATATAGGCAATTGACGGCAAAACTTGACACTCCCTGCTCTCAAGAGACGGGAATTCTTGAGTAG
- the ptsP gene encoding phosphoenolpyruvate--protein phosphotransferase produces MVGIVIVSHSKQLALGVRELAAQMVQGQVPMAVAAGIEDPENPLGTDPMQVYEAIASIFSDDGVLVLMDLGSALMSAEMALEFLPPEQREKVYLCEAPLVEGALAAVVAAAAGMNIQQVMAEARGALVAKATQLGIGVVPQPVVNELSTNPESPKGEIRLTVNNRLGLHARPAAQFVATGARFQSQILVQNLTLKSLTVRGDSINSVTTLGVRQGHELVITAIGVDAETALAALQALFINNFGEGDHLRPTVDDRALESPLAVPQPVTPPTPGELAGIAASPGIAIATVVHYQSTPIVIPQYHIENVELEWQRLRTAIQTAQHEIQTLLFEASIQIGDAEAAIFDAHLLFLEDPVLLEAVQVRIVEQHQNAEAAWQAVVDEVANFYRILEDSYLQERVDDVVDVGQRVLRLLMGNAPTNLQLSTPAIVVAADLTPSDTARLDPTKVLGICLTNGSATSHSAIIARTLGIPTVLGVDDQVLGLASGTLMAVDGETGKAWVEPEADTLNVLLAKRQAWQTAQHAARIQADQPAITSDGQQIRVFANIGSIADAKVAVAAGAEGVGLLRTEFLYLNRTSPPGEEEQLAIYQAIAQVLDTRPLIIRTLDVGGDKPLPYLKIGVLEANPFLGWRGIRFCLDHLDLFKTQLRAILRASMGHKIKVMWPMIATVTEVRAAKAILGEVQAELCQAGIPFDQTMEVGVMIEVPSAVAIADQLAAEVDFFSIGTNDLSQYVMAGDRTNPRVAALVDALHPAVLRMVQRTVRAAHTAGIEVGLCGEIAADPSAAPILLGLGLDELSVNPQTIPILKQAIAQLTLTRATAIAASALQQDSAAQVRELVSNKIY; encoded by the coding sequence GTGGTCGGAATTGTGATTGTTTCTCACAGCAAACAACTAGCTCTGGGTGTGCGGGAACTGGCGGCACAGATGGTTCAAGGCCAAGTTCCGATGGCGGTTGCAGCTGGTATTGAAGATCCCGAAAACCCATTGGGTACAGATCCAATGCAGGTTTATGAGGCGATCGCATCAATTTTTTCAGATGATGGTGTTTTGGTGTTGATGGATTTGGGTAGTGCTTTGATGAGTGCAGAAATGGCCCTGGAGTTTCTACCCCCAGAACAGCGAGAAAAAGTATATCTGTGCGAAGCACCGCTGGTAGAAGGTGCTTTAGCCGCTGTCGTTGCTGCTGCTGCGGGGATGAATATCCAGCAAGTCATGGCGGAAGCACGAGGGGCATTAGTAGCCAAAGCAACGCAATTGGGTATAGGCGTGGTTCCCCAACCCGTCGTCAACGAACTCTCAACCAACCCAGAATCGCCAAAGGGAGAAATTCGCCTCACTGTCAACAATCGCCTAGGTTTACACGCCCGGCCTGCTGCTCAGTTTGTCGCCACCGGTGCCCGATTTCAATCCCAAATCCTGGTGCAGAATTTAACTCTGAAGTCATTGACTGTCCGGGGTGACAGTATTAACTCCGTCACAACTTTAGGGGTGCGTCAAGGGCATGAATTGGTGATTACTGCCATCGGTGTTGATGCAGAGACAGCGCTGGCGGCATTGCAAGCATTATTTATCAACAACTTTGGTGAAGGCGATCATCTACGCCCCACCGTAGACGATCGCGCTTTGGAGTCACCATTAGCAGTACCACAGCCAGTTACACCCCCGACACCAGGCGAACTTGCAGGAATTGCTGCTTCCCCAGGAATTGCGATCGCGACCGTTGTCCATTATCAATCCACTCCCATTGTCATACCGCAATACCACATAGAAAACGTAGAGTTAGAGTGGCAACGTTTACGAACAGCAATTCAAACAGCCCAACACGAAATTCAGACATTACTCTTTGAAGCATCTATTCAAATTGGTGACGCCGAAGCCGCCATTTTTGACGCCCATCTGCTGTTTTTAGAAGACCCCGTATTGCTAGAAGCAGTACAAGTGCGGATTGTTGAACAACACCAGAATGCAGAAGCCGCTTGGCAAGCCGTAGTTGATGAAGTAGCTAATTTTTACCGCATACTTGAGGATTCTTACTTACAAGAGCGCGTTGATGACGTTGTTGATGTTGGGCAAAGAGTGCTGCGATTATTAATGGGAAATGCCCCGACTAATTTGCAACTCTCAACACCAGCAATTGTAGTAGCCGCAGACTTAACACCCTCAGATACTGCCAGACTAGATCCCACAAAGGTGCTAGGCATTTGTTTGACCAATGGTAGTGCTACTTCCCACAGCGCCATCATCGCCCGCACTTTAGGTATTCCTACAGTCTTGGGTGTAGATGATCAAGTCTTAGGTTTGGCTTCGGGGACTCTGATGGCCGTGGATGGAGAAACTGGTAAAGCTTGGGTAGAGCCAGAAGCAGATACCCTCAATGTACTGTTAGCTAAACGACAGGCGTGGCAAACTGCCCAACATGCAGCCCGAATTCAGGCGGATCAGCCAGCAATTACCAGTGATGGTCAGCAAATTAGGGTCTTTGCTAACATTGGCAGCATAGCCGACGCCAAAGTGGCTGTAGCCGCAGGTGCAGAAGGTGTGGGACTACTCCGCACAGAGTTTTTGTATTTAAACCGCACAAGTCCACCTGGAGAAGAAGAACAACTGGCAATTTATCAGGCGATCGCCCAAGTGCTGGACACCCGTCCGTTGATCATTCGCACCTTGGACGTAGGCGGAGACAAACCACTTCCCTACCTGAAGATAGGGGTTCTCGAAGCCAATCCTTTCTTAGGCTGGAGGGGTATCCGGTTCTGTCTGGATCATCTGGATCTGTTCAAGACTCAGTTACGGGCAATTTTGCGGGCCAGTATGGGACACAAAATTAAGGTGATGTGGCCAATGATTGCCACGGTGACAGAGGTAAGGGCAGCTAAAGCCATTCTAGGTGAAGTGCAGGCGGAACTTTGCCAAGCTGGTATTCCTTTCGATCAAACTATGGAAGTGGGCGTGATGATAGAGGTACCCTCAGCAGTAGCGATCGCCGATCAGCTAGCCGCTGAAGTGGATTTCTTTAGTATTGGGACTAATGACCTCAGCCAGTATGTCATGGCAGGCGATCGCACCAACCCAAGAGTAGCAGCTTTGGTTGATGCCCTACATCCAGCAGTATTGCGAATGGTACAGCGAACCGTCCGAGCTGCCCATACAGCTGGGATTGAAGTGGGATTATGTGGCGAGATCGCCGCAGATCCCTCAGCCGCCCCGATTTTACTAGGTTTGGGGCTGGATGAATTGAGTGTGAATCCCCAAACAATACCTATACTCAAACAAGCGATCGCTCAGTTGACTTTAACTCGAGCAACTGCGATCGCAGCATCAGCATTGCAACAAGATTCCGCCGCTCAGGTAAGAGAACTAGTCTCAAACAAGATTTATTAA